From Cannabis sativa cultivar Pink pepper isolate KNU-18-1 chromosome 8, ASM2916894v1, whole genome shotgun sequence, a single genomic window includes:
- the LOC115699897 gene encoding uncharacterized protein LOC115699897, with translation MGLHFNHGDEDFGSWFEDFCNTHLAENIDKLAMILWSVWGSRNDLLWNDKATSVEKVVSSAITYLELWKFAQIKNGGVSSSNSQPRAGVEHWIKPSLGELKANCDAALFSRERSHGLGWIARDHAYLCFAAAAVKLQGEIDPVVVEALSMKEALS, from the coding sequence ATGGGTCTGCATTTTAATCATGGGGATGAGGATTTTGGTAGCTGGTTTGAGGATTTCTGTAATACTCATTTGGCTGAGAATATTGATAAGCTGGCAATGATTCTTTGGAGTGTTTGGGGGTCCCGTAATGATTTACTTTGGAATGATAAGGCTACTTCTGTGGAAAAAGTTGTTTCATCTGCAATTACGTACCTTGAACTTTGGAAATTTGCTCAAATTAAAAATGGAGGAGTTTCTTCTTCTAATAGTCAGCCCCGGGCTGGTGTTGAGCATTGGATTAAACCGTCCTTGGGAGAGTTGAAGGCTAATTGTGATGCTGCTCTTTTTTCAAGAGAGAGGAGTCATGGGTTGGGGTGGATTGCTAGAGATCATGCTTATTTGTGTTTTGCTGCTGCTGCCGTCAAGCTTCAAGGTGAAATTGACCCTGTTGTTGTTGAGGCGTTGTCAATGAAAGAAGCGTTGAGTTAG
- the LOC133030489 gene encoding uncharacterized protein LOC133030489, which translates to MTSNWAESFNNTTKDARGFPITAVVAFLRSKVQTWFASRKEKADKWTKPLAPEMEEDLTLHFEKGRYLNVDSCGPYTLQVHPGGTVMTGGVVDLQEHTCTCGLFQCMKFSCPHACAAS; encoded by the coding sequence ATGACGAGCAACTGGGCTGAGAGCTTCAACAACACaactaaggatgcaagaggCTTCCCAATCACTGCTGTTGTAGCATTCCTGAGGTCTAAAGTCCAGACGTGGTTTGCTTCACGAAAAGAAAAAGCTGACAAGTGGACGAAACCcctagcaccagaaatggaggaggacttgacattgcattttgaaaaaggtCGGTATTTGAACGTTGACTCATGCGGGCCTTACACGTTGCAGGTTCACCCTGGAGGAACAGTTATGACCGGTGGCGTAGTGGACTTGCAGGAACATACTTGCACTTGCGGCTTGTTCCAGTGCATGAAGTTTTCTTGTCCTCATGCATGTGCTGCATCTTAG
- the LOC133030206 gene encoding actin-binding protein wsp1-like — MVNWESKPNTTLGKDEVTRLFAKNLTVYSMLCPRPNEIEFVSYITGGQPPLFVDLEELVLGEDGQPTQDALRSQAEKLASTLEERAEAARIFKDSTPPPPSPPRAPPAVPDGSGVDPSPASVPDGSGVDPSAASVPDQCGVDPLAASQGPPVPPSASIPSTSKARDPVYPAILARLEAVERGQAALLRGQTAIMDQLKTIMTLL, encoded by the exons ATGGTCAACTGGGAGAGTAAGCCGAACACTACACTCGGGAAGGATGAAGTGACCAGATTATTTGCTAAAAAT TTGACAGTGTATTCCATGTTATGTCCTCGGCCGAACGAGATTGAGTTTGTGAGTTACATAACCGGGGGTCAGCCTCCGTTATTTGTTGACTTGGAGGAACTTGTGTTGGGTGAGGATGGGCAACCAACACAGGATGCTTTGCGAAGCCAGGCCGAAAAGCTTGCCTCCACATTGGAAGAACGAGCGGAGGCAGCCCGAATATTTAAAGACTCTACACCACCTCCACCGTCTCCTCCACGTGCACCGCCTGCAGTTCCAGATGGGTCTGGTGTTGACCCATCTCCAGCTTCAGTTCCTGATGGGTCTGGTGTTGACCCATctgcagcttcagttccagaTCAGTGTGGCGTTGACCCACTTGCAGCATCACAGGGTCCTCCTGTTCCCCCGTCAGCTTCTATTCCCAGCACCTCAAAGGCTCGCGATCCAGTATACCCTGCCATTTTGGCAAGGTTGGAGGCTGTGGAGAGGGGGCAGGCCGCTCTACTAAGAGGACAAACAGCGATTATGGATCAGTTGAAGACCATAATGACGCTCCTGTAA
- the LOC115700655 gene encoding protein STRICTOSIDINE SYNTHASE-LIKE 2 has translation MASKLFPTATIGALLLSSVLAANLFQFSYPSSSSSSSRDFDGADFGRFEFIPIDGAIGPESYAFDSFGEGPYTGVSDGRIIKWHENQRRWFDFAVTSPNRSRCEGPHDHHQTEHSCGRPLGLKFNRMSGDLYIADAYMGLLVVGPQGGLATRVATQAQGIPFAFLNGLDIDDRTGLVYFTDSSSHYQRRNYLSLILSGEKTGRLMKYDPQIKEVNVLAENLSFPNGVVVSENGDFLLIAETTTCRIIRYWLQTSKAGTYEVFAELPGFPDNIKKSPRGGFWVGIHAKRKWIFKWILSHPLVAKFFLELPFDITEAYTRVSNWRGRGLIMRLSEEGVVLDMVEDESGVNWKAVSEVEEKDGNLWIGSIHKAYAGKFKLNDTNYVTL, from the exons ATGGCGTCCAAACTCTTTCCTACTGCAACCATAGGAGCCCTTCTTCTCTCATCTGTCCTTGCAGCCAACCTCTTCCAGTTCTCatacccttcttcttcttcttcttcttctcgtgATTTTGACGGTGCTGATTTCGGACGTTTTGAGTTTATCCCAATCGATGGGGCTATTGGCCCTGAAAGCTATGCCTTTGACAGCTTTGGTGAAGGCCCATACACCGGCGTATCCGACGGCCGAATCATCAAGTGGCATGAAAATCAACGGCGCTGGTTTGATTTTGCAGTAACGTCTCCAAACAG ATCAAGATGTGAAGGGCCACATGATCACCATCAAACAGAGCACAGTTGTGGACGACCCTTAGGACTAAAATTCAACAGAATGAGCGGTGATCTGTACATTGCTGATGCATATATGGGATTGCTCGTAGTTGGGCCTCAAGGTGGGCTGGCCACTCGTGTGGCCACTCAAGCACAAGGAATTCCATTTGCATTTCTTAACGGCTTAGACATCGATGACCGCACTGGACTTGTCTATTTTACTGATAGCAGTTCTCACTACCAGAGGag GAACTACCTTTCACTTATATTAAGTGGAGAGAAAACAGGGAGACTAATGAAATATGACCCTCAAATAAAAGAAGTAAATGTTCTAGCTGAAAATCTCTCATTTCCAAACGGGGTGGTAGTAAGCGAAAATGGCGATTTTCTCTTGATTGCAGAGACCACAACTTGCAGGATCATAAGGTATTGGCTTCAAACATCTAAGGCTGGAACTTATGAAGTATTTGCTGAGTTACCTGGATTTCCAGACAACATTAAAAAAAGTCCTAGGGGAGGATTTTGGGTAGGAATCCATGCAAAGCGAAAATGGATATTCAAATGGATTCTTTCACATCCTTTAGTTGCAAAATTTTTTCTTGAACTTCCTTTTGATATAACGGAGGCTTATACACGTGTATCTAACTGGAGAGGAAGAGGATTAATAATGAGGTTGAGTGAGGAAGGTGTTGTATTGGATATGGTTGAAGATGAAAGTGGTGTGAATTGGAAGGCTGTTTCTGAGGTTGAGGAGAAAGATGGGAATCTTTGGATTGGGTCCATACATAAAGCTTATGCTGGGAAGTTCAAATTAAATGACACAAATTATGTGACCTTGTAA
- the LOC115699357 gene encoding protein STRICTOSIDINE SYNTHASE-LIKE 10 produces the protein MNSRLLITAATLAVLAAILAVNQDPSLINIHAPPPIPGSRDVLHAAQIVNVTGAVGPESIAFDPSGRGPYVGVGDGRILRWEGDGLGWSEFAFTSENREKCVRPFAPEMEHICGRPLGLRFHKKTGDLYIADAYFGLRVVGPNGGLAAPLVTHVEGHPLLFTNDLDIDEDKDIIYFTDSSTTYHRRHFMTAALSGDRTGRLLKYNILNKEVTVLLKDLAFANGVALSKDRSFLLVAETTRTRVLRLWLNGPNAGNVDVFAELPGCPDNIRMNHKGEFWVALHSKMGVVSNLIVSKPWAGTTLLKLPLSFKQLHYILIGGKAHATAIKLGEDGKVLDVLEDCEGKSLKFISEVEENNGKLWIGSVLVPFIGIYNLQ, from the exons ATGAATTCCAGGCTCCTAATCACTGCGGCTACTCTAGCTGTCCTGGCAGCCATCTTGGCCGTCAATCAAGATCCTTCTCTCATCAACATCCACGCGCCTCCGCCCATACCTGGCTCACGCGATGTCCTCCACGCGGCTCAGATTGTCAATGTCACCGGAGCGGTGGGCCCCGAGAGCATCGCTTTCGACCCCAGTGGTCGGGGTCCGTACGTTGGTGTCGGCGATGGCCGAATCCTCAGGTGGGAAGGAGACGGCCTTGGTTGGTCTGAATTTGCTTTCACCTCTGAGAACAG gGAGAAGTGTGTACGGCCATttgcaccagaaatggaacacaTATGTGGGAGGCCTTTAGGACTAAGGTTCCACAAGAAGACAGGAGATCTATATATTGCAGATGCTTATTTTGGGCTTCGAGTGGTCGGCCCAAATGGTGGTTTGGCTGCTCCTTTGGTTACTCATGTTGAAGGTCACCCTCTTCTTTTCACCAATGATTTGGACATTGATGAGGATAAGGATATAATTTACTTCACCGATTCAAGTACAACCTACCACAGAAG GCACTTCATGACAGCTGCTCTGAGTGGAGACAGGACAGGAAGATTACTAAAATACAACATTCTAAACAAAGAGGTAACAGTCTTACTAAAAGACCTTGCTTTCGCGAATGGCGTGGCTTTGAGCAAAGACCGGTCTTTCCTTCTAGTCGCGGAAACAACAAGGACCAGAGTCCTCAGGCTGTGGCTCAATGGCCCAAATGCTGGCAATGTTGATGTTTTTGCCGAGCTTCCAGGGTGTCCAGACAATATAAGAATGAACCATAAAGGAGAGTTTTGGGTTGCCTTGCATTCCAAAATGGGAGTTGTATCAAACTTGATTGTTTCTAAACCTTGGGCTGGAACTACTTTGCTAAAGCTTCCTTTAAGCTTTAAGCAGTTGCATTATATTTTGATAGGAGGAAAGGCTCATGCCACTGCTATCAAGTTGGGTGAAGATGGGAAAGTGTTGGATGttttggaagattgtgaaggaaaGAGTCTGAAGTTCATTAGTGAAGTGGAGGAAAATAATGGAAAGCTATGGATTGGGTCAGTCCTTGTGCCATTTATTGGCATTTATAACTTGCAGTAG